The genomic segment CGAGACAATCAACAGAAACCAGTTCATCGCCGAGAGATTCAACGCCTCCAGCCCATGACGGCGCCCCATGGGTATCATCAGAGCGACCATTCCCAGCGCCGTCAACAACGATATGACAGAGAACGCCGTAAGCGACGGCACGCCGCGCATGCAATAGCGCACCGACACGCCATACAGCCCGAAAAACGCGCCGGACAGCAAGGCCATGACGATTCCGAAACCGCCCGCTCCGCTTAACGGGGTCGTCCCCACGAGCACCGTTCCGACCGTGCCCCCCGCTACCAGCGTCATTCCCATCCAAAACGTCGCGCTGCGCGCCAGCGGACGCTCATCCACAAACAGGATCAACGCGCCGGCCGTCGACGAGATCAGCGACACGCGAAGAAGGAACCCTGCCAGCCCCGGACCAATGTAATACGGCGCGAACGCATACAGCACTTGCCCCGCGATATTGAACGCGGCCGGAATGAAGGCGCGCCGCCACAATCGCTCGGGCAGGTCGCCGCGCCGCAAGCCCATCAGCAGGATCGGCAACCAGAAGATTGCCGCGATGCTGTACCGCCAGCCATTCGCCGTCCAGGCATCGATGTGCCCGGTCAGGTGTTTCAGAAAGAGCAGGACGGTGCCCCAACTGACCAGCGTCATGGAGACAAACGCGATGCCTGCGGCGCGGGAGAGGGGCTTGAATCCGGTCATTCAGAGCAGTGTAATCCGCCGATAACGCGGCCGCACATGCGGCACGGAAAATGCTAAATCCATGGTCGCAGGGCGCCGGCTGCCGAGCGGATTGCGTAGGGCGATTCATGCTGCGTCGCGGCCCGCACCCGCTGCGGATCAGCCCGCACCTGGAAAGGGGTTGGCCATGCGTATCATGAACTATGCCACGCGTGATGTCGTCACCCTCTCACCCGGCGATTCCATCGACCGCGCGATTTCGATCATGGAAGAGCGAGGGTTTCACCATCTGATCGTGCGCGAGAATCACCGCGTCGCCGGCATGGTCAGTGACCGAGACATTTTACTATCAACCGGCTGGATGCTCGCGGTCGAGCGTCAGGCCGATCCGGGCAAACCCCGCTCGGTCATCGGCCCGACCCTGATCGGGCAGATCATGTCCTCGCCGGTGCATTGCGCCATGCCGACGCTGGGCGCTTACGAAGCGGCCCGCATCTTTGTCGAGCGCCGAATCGGCGCGCTGCCGATCGTCGACGGCGACCTCCTGCTCGGCATCCTCACCCAGACCGACCTGCTCTGCGGCCTGCGCGATCATTTCCGTATGGACGACCTGGCGGACAGGCTGCTGGAGTCCCCGATCTCCTCGCTGATGCATCCGCGCATCGTGACGACCGCCCCGACCAGCGCCATCTTCGAGATCGTGAGCATCTTTCGGCATCATCACATTCGGCACGTGCCCGTTGTCGAAAACGAAAAACTCGTCGGCATCCTGTCGGACCGCGATGTCCGCCGCGCCATCGGCTGGGCACACATCCGCGACATGCAGGCGGAGGCCCAGTCGCGCGTCTTCGAGGCACCGGTCGTCGTGGAAGACATCATGCAGCGCGACGTACGCACCGTCGCACCGGGCGAAACCGTGCGAGACGCCCTGGCCAAGATGCTCGAATCGCGCTTCCATTCCCTGCCCGTGGTACAGGATGATCGGCTCGTCGGCATTGTCACGCAGACGGATTTTCTCAACGCCGTCGCGCGGGAGTTCCTGCTCTGAATCTGCGGAGCAAACATACTTGAATAAAGCGAATAGGCCGCACGAATCCGCCTTGCCGTTTCGCGGCGCATCGCCGACATTCGCTCCCTTGCTTGCCGACTCCAGAGCGATATCATTTGCTCGCACCCAGACGAACGGAACAGACGAACGAATCAACCAACTGGAGACCCGCACCATGCGACGCGCCAAGATCACCGTCATCGGAGCCGGAAACGTCGGAGCCACCTGCGCCCATTGGGCCGCCGCGAAAGAACTGGGCGACATCGTGCTGCTCGACATCGTCGAAGGCCTACCCCAGGGCAAGGGACTGGACCTGCGCCAGGCCTCACCCATCGAGCGTTTCGACGCCAACATCGTCGGCACCAACAACTATGCCGACACCGCCGGCAGCGACATCGTCATCATCACCTCCGGAATCGCCCGCAAGCCCGGCATGAGCCGCGACGACCTGCTCAACACGAATATGAAGATCGTCCGCTCTGTCAGCGAGGAGGCGGTCAAACACAGCCCCGACGCCGTGTTCATCGTCGTCTCCAATCCGCTCGACGCCATGGTGCAAACCTGCTGGAAAGCCACCAAGCTGCCGACGCACAAGGTGCTGGGCCAGGCCGGCGTGCTCGACACCGCTCGCTACCGCACGTTCATCAGCATGGAGCTCGGATGCAGCGTCGAGGACATCACGGCCGTGCTGATGGGCGGCCACGGCGACGACATGGTGCCCCTGCCGCGGTACACATCGGTCGGCGGCATCCCGGTGACGGAGTTGATTCCGCGCGAAAAACTCGACGCCATTGTGAAGCGCACGCGCGACGGCGGCGCGGAGATCGTCGGCCTGCTCAAGACCGGCAGCGCCTACTACGCACCGGCCGCGGCGACGGTGCAGATGGCCGAAGCGATCATCAAGGACAAGAAGCGCATCCTCCCCTGCGCTGCGTACTGCAAGGAGGAGTACGGCGTCGGCGGCTACTTCGTCGGCGTGCCGTGCGTGCTGGGCAGCAAGGGCATGGAGAAGGTCATCCAGCTCAAGCTGGATGCCGACGAGCGCAAGTTGTTCGAGGCCAGCGTGGCGCACGTGAAGGAACTGGTGGCGTGGGTGGAGAAGAACTGGGCGTGAGGTACCGCATCAGTCACTGGCTCGATTACTGATTGGCAGGTGTGCATGCTCCAGCCGACTGGCGGAGGCAACAGCCGGACGCCCATTCTGCCGCGGCCTTAACTCACCTCCATGCAGAACCCGTATTCCTTCAGGATGCGCGGATGGATGACGCCTTTGACGCGATCCAGCACGCGCTGTTTAAGTCGGGTGCGCGGATGAAGTTTGCCTCGCGCCAAGGCGCAGAGCACGAGGTAATCCACGATGCAGCCGGGGGTCCACTCGATGCCGTGGCGATAGCCGATCACCGCCAGCGCCCCGGTCTCCTTCAGAATCTCGCGCAGATCGACCTTTTTCAGCACTTCGCACGCCGAGATATACAACACGCGCCCGCGGCACTGGCCGCGAAGCACGTCAAGCAGGTCGCCGAGCTTGACCTTGCGCTTCCAGTTCTCCATGAGAAACTTGCCCGGCTCGCCGTGCATGGAGAGATACAGGATCGGGTACTTCGCGTACGCCGCATCGCACCATTTGCGCAGGTAAAACAGCAGGCTCGGCCCGGTCGCCGCCGTGCGCAGGATGAAATCGACGTTTGACTTATCCGCCTCCTGCACGAGTTTCAGGATGTGCTCCATCGTGTAGCGCTTGCGGAAGTCGGACTCCCACTCGGCCTCGATGCAGTAGATGCCGTTGCAGGTGATGGCCATGCGCGACGATGCCCCGGAACTTCGGCCCGTAGAGCATGGTAAGGTGAGGGTGCGGCAGCGGTCGAGCGTCGGCCAGCGCGCGGTCAGATTCGGGCCGGCGGGCACCGGCGGCGACGCGTGAAAACCGCGACCGCGATCAAAAGCCCCGCCGTGGAAGGTTCGGGGATGCCGACGAGGCGAAACCCGATGAAGTGGGACTCCGTCGTCGGGCGCGCCCAGTTGCGGAGCGCTGCGTAGAGATCCGAATTAATACTCAAATAGCTGCCTCCCCGGATGCCCCGATTAAATGTGGGAAAGGCCGTCTCATTCCACTCCCAGACATTGCCTCCCTGGTCATACGTCCCGTAAGAACTCTCGGAATTCTCATGTGACCCGACGATCGTTCGATAGTAGGGCGAGCCGATGGTCATCCCCAGATTGGAGTACGTCGCATTGTTGCCCGGGTCGGGAT from the Planctomycetia bacterium genome contains:
- a CDS encoding DMT family transporter, with product MTGFKPLSRAAGIAFVSMTLVSWGTVLLFLKHLTGHIDAWTANGWRYSIAAIFWLPILLMGLRRGDLPERLWRRAFIPAAFNIAGQVLYAFAPYYIGPGLAGFLLRVSLISSTAGALILFVDERPLARSATFWMGMTLVAGGTVGTVLVGTTPLSGAGGFGIVMALLSGAFFGLYGVSVRYCMRGVPSLTAFSVISLLTALGMVALMIPMGRRHGLEALNLSAMNWFLLIVSALVGIAAGHTCYYAAMTRLGVAVSTAIVQISPFLTAIGGALLFGESLTAGQWGSGFVMLGGAWLLLRAEQTRRAGIRESVLLERVPAAPLEDAGPASALATERAVVERAMR
- a CDS encoding CBS domain-containing protein, encoding MRIMNYATRDVVTLSPGDSIDRAISIMEERGFHHLIVRENHRVAGMVSDRDILLSTGWMLAVERQADPGKPRSVIGPTLIGQIMSSPVHCAMPTLGAYEAARIFVERRIGALPIVDGDLLLGILTQTDLLCGLRDHFRMDDLADRLLESPISSLMHPRIVTTAPTSAIFEIVSIFRHHHIRHVPVVENEKLVGILSDRDVRRAIGWAHIRDMQAEAQSRVFEAPVVVEDIMQRDVRTVAPGETVRDALAKMLESRFHSLPVVQDDRLVGIVTQTDFLNAVAREFLL
- the mdh gene encoding malate dehydrogenase, with the protein product MRRAKITVIGAGNVGATCAHWAAAKELGDIVLLDIVEGLPQGKGLDLRQASPIERFDANIVGTNNYADTAGSDIVIITSGIARKPGMSRDDLLNTNMKIVRSVSEEAVKHSPDAVFIVVSNPLDAMVQTCWKATKLPTHKVLGQAGVLDTARYRTFISMELGCSVEDITAVLMGGHGDDMVPLPRYTSVGGIPVTELIPREKLDAIVKRTRDGGAEIVGLLKTGSAYYAPAAATVQMAEAIIKDKKRILPCAAYCKEEYGVGGYFVGVPCVLGSKGMEKVIQLKLDADERKLFEASVAHVKELVAWVEKNWA